The proteins below are encoded in one region of Leptotrichia sp. oral taxon 218:
- a CDS encoding type II toxin-antitoxin system Phd/YefM family antitoxin produces MIATNYSNVRNNLKKYCDKATDDYETVIITRKNDKNVVLMSEEEYNNLMENLYIMSNKKYYNELLKSKAEAEAGNVQIHDIIEVE; encoded by the coding sequence ATGATAGCTACAAATTATTCAAATGTGAGAAATAATTTAAAAAAATATTGTGATAAGGCAACTGATGATTATGAAACAGTCATTATAACAAGAAAAAACGACAAAAATGTGGTACTGATGAGTGAAGAGGAATATAACAATTTGATGGAAAATCTTTACATTATGTCAAATAAGAAATATTATAATGAACTGTTAAAAAGTAAAGCGGAAGCGGAAGCGGGGAATGTACAAATACATGATATAATTGAGGTGGAATAA
- a CDS encoding MATE family efflux transporter, whose product MGKTKAINERKTKFGTEPVGKLLISLAVPAIIANLVNALYNVVDQIFIGQKIGFLGNAATNVAFPLTTICLAIGLMTGVGAATNFNLELGRKRPKRAKSVAGTAATMLLLSGVILCILINIFLRPMLAAFGATNQIFDYAIEYTQITSLGIPFLLFSIGANPMVRADGNSFYSMLAIVIGAITNTILDPLFMFGFNMGMDGAAWATVIGQFISAIMLGLYFFRFKSVKFELKDFKIKIREIWILFMLGTSPLIFQCSALIVQIVTNNLLKIYGAKSIYGSEIPIAVAGIVMKINVIFIAILLGLTQGAQPIAGFNYGAKKYTRVREILKLSLKVAFIISLVAFAIAELFPVQIISVFGNGSKLYFQYGTKYMRVFLFFIFLNGIQGAITMFLTSIGRASKGAFLSLVRQIISLLPLLIILPHFMGIDGIMFAFPIADFIAFVVSVIVLKGEMKSIPKVNQDV is encoded by the coding sequence ATGGGAAAAACGAAAGCAATAAATGAGCGAAAAACTAAATTTGGTACAGAACCTGTTGGAAAATTGCTGATTTCACTTGCGGTTCCTGCTATTATTGCTAACTTGGTTAATGCTCTTTACAATGTTGTGGATCAGATTTTTATTGGGCAAAAAATTGGGTTTCTTGGGAATGCAGCTACGAATGTGGCTTTTCCGCTTACGACAATTTGTCTTGCGATTGGACTTATGACTGGAGTTGGAGCTGCGACTAATTTTAATTTGGAATTGGGAAGAAAGCGTCCGAAAAGGGCAAAAAGCGTGGCTGGAACTGCGGCTACAATGTTACTTTTAAGTGGTGTCATTTTGTGCATATTAATTAATATTTTTTTAAGACCAATGTTGGCGGCCTTTGGGGCTACTAATCAAATTTTTGATTATGCGATTGAATATACTCAAATTACATCTCTTGGAATACCGTTTTTATTATTCTCGATAGGAGCAAATCCTATGGTTAGAGCTGATGGAAATTCCTTTTATTCAATGCTTGCGATAGTTATTGGAGCTATTACAAATACGATTCTTGATCCGCTGTTTATGTTTGGATTTAATATGGGAATGGACGGTGCCGCTTGGGCGACTGTAATTGGGCAATTTATCTCGGCAATTATGCTAGGATTATATTTTTTCAGATTTAAAAGCGTAAAATTTGAATTGAAGGATTTTAAGATAAAAATTCGAGAAATTTGGATTTTGTTTATGTTGGGAACATCGCCTTTGATTTTCCAATGTTCTGCACTAATTGTTCAAATTGTGACAAATAATTTATTGAAAATTTATGGTGCGAAATCTATTTATGGAAGTGAAATTCCTATTGCCGTTGCTGGAATTGTTATGAAAATAAATGTCATATTTATAGCGATTTTATTGGGATTAACGCAAGGAGCACAGCCTATTGCTGGATTTAATTATGGAGCAAAAAAATATACAAGGGTTCGAGAAATTTTAAAATTATCTCTAAAAGTGGCTTTTATTATTTCTTTAGTGGCATTTGCAATCGCCGAACTTTTCCCTGTTCAAATAATTTCTGTCTTCGGTAACGGAAGCAAACTCTACTTTCAATACGGAACAAAATATATGCGAGTATTTTTATTCTTCATATTCCTAAATGGTATTCAAGGTGCTATTACAATGTTTTTAACATCAATTGGAAGGGCCTCAAAAGGAGCCTTTTTGTCACTTGTAAGACAAATTATATCACTTTTACCATTACTAATAATTTTACCACATTTTATGGGTATTGATGGAATTATGTTCGCATTCCCAATAGCAGATTTCATAGCTTTTGTTGTATCTGTGATTGTTTTGAAAGGCGAAATGAAGAGTATTCCGAAAGTGAATCAAGATGTATAA
- a CDS encoding AraC family transcriptional regulator produces the protein MSAENTSFNQLVKDIQKIMAFNYLEAKELSIDEIAYLVGYTELSSFYRAFKKWTGKTVSQYQKEK, from the coding sequence CTGTCAGCAGAAAATACCAGTTTCAATCAGCTGGTGAAAGATATTCAGAAAATAATGGCTTTCAATTATTTGGAAGCAAAGGAACTTTCAATTGATGAAATAGCTTATTTGGTTGGATATACGGAACTTTCGTCCTTCTATCGGGCATTTAAAAAATGGACTGGGAAAACGGTTTCGCAGTATCAGAAAGAGAAGTAA
- a CDS encoding RNA-binding domain-containing protein yields the protein MKENRELELKLIITNTFLKTVSAFANYGSGRIIFGIDDNGKVVGIDDLDETCLNLENKINDNIVPKPNFSFIKNNRDRTITLVVKEGLDKPYLYKGKAYKRNDTSTIEVDRLELNRLTLEGMNRYFEELRSNDQDLKFEVLKKELKEKLAIENFSIDLLKTLSLYNDKEGYNNAAALVADRNSFSGIDIARFGKDINEILDRNTFINMSIFSQFHKTIEVFERYYKYEEIRGFERIEKELIPEKAFREVIANAIIHRTWDINSNIRISMFENRIEVVSPGGLPSGITEKEYLNGQISQLRNPILGNVFFRLKYIEMFGTGIRRINEIYRNYSTKPIYEINENSIKITLFTIFNKIFLSKDEKIVFETLKDGNILSNKEITEITGFKKDKNLKLLKSLVEKKYIVTIGNGRGTKYHKN from the coding sequence ATGAAAGAAAATAGAGAATTAGAATTAAAATTAATAATAACAAATACTTTTTTAAAAACAGTGAGTGCTTTTGCTAATTATGGTTCAGGTAGAATAATTTTTGGAATTGATGATAATGGAAAAGTTGTAGGGATAGATGATTTGGATGAGACGTGTTTAAATCTTGAAAATAAAATAAATGATAATATTGTACCAAAACCTAATTTTAGTTTTATAAAAAATAATAGGGATAGAACTATAACACTTGTAGTTAAAGAGGGACTTGATAAACCGTATTTATACAAAGGAAAAGCCTATAAAAGAAATGATACATCAACTATTGAAGTTGATAGGTTAGAATTGAATAGACTTACTTTGGAAGGAATGAACAGATATTTTGAAGAGTTACGATCAAATGATCAAGATTTAAAATTTGAAGTATTGAAAAAAGAATTAAAGGAAAAACTTGCAATTGAAAATTTCTCTATAGATTTACTTAAAACATTGAGTTTGTATAATGATAAAGAAGGTTATAATAATGCTGCGGCACTTGTAGCAGATAGGAATTCATTTTCAGGAATAGATATTGCGAGATTTGGTAAGGATATAAATGAGATTCTTGACCGAAATACATTTATCAATATGTCTATTTTTTCTCAATTTCATAAAACTATAGAAGTATTTGAAAGATACTATAAGTATGAAGAAATACGGGGGTTTGAAAGAATTGAAAAAGAACTAATACCAGAAAAAGCTTTCAGAGAAGTGATTGCAAATGCGATAATTCATAGAACTTGGGATATAAATTCAAATATAAGAATATCAATGTTTGAGAATAGAATTGAAGTTGTTTCTCCAGGAGGATTACCTTCGGGAATAACTGAAAAAGAATATTTAAACGGACAAATTTCACAACTTAGAAATCCTATTTTAGGAAATGTTTTTTTTAGATTGAAGTATATAGAAATGTTTGGAACAGGAATAAGAAGAATAAATGAAATTTACAGAAATTATAGCACAAAACCTATTTATGAAATTAATGAAAACTCAATAAAAATCACACTTTTTACAATTTTTAATAAAATATTTTTGTCTAAAGATGAAAAAATTGTATTTGAAACATTAAAAGATGGAAATATTTTATCGAATAAAGAAATAACAGAAATAACAGGATTTAAAAAGGACAAAAATTTGAAATTATTGAAATCTTTGGTTGAGAAAAAATATATTGTAACTATTGGAAATGGAAGAGGAACTAAGTATCATAAAAACTAA
- a CDS encoding SDR family NAD(P)-dependent oxidoreductase: MGNEGRIDVLINNAGYGSYGAIEDVEISEAKMQFEVNLFGLARLVQLVLPHMRKQKSGRIINVSSMGGRLTTYFGAWYHATKYALEVFSDALRMEVADFGIDVSLIEPGGIKTEWGIIAADKLANSAKSGAYEKEALKTAEGMKKQYSGNMLSNPLFLRHFLQKMDLKA; encoded by the coding sequence ATTGGAAATGAAGGGCGTATTGATGTTCTGATAAATAATGCGGGGTACGGTTCTTATGGTGCGATAGAAGATGTTGAAATAAGTGAAGCGAAAATGCAGTTTGAGGTGAATTTATTTGGGTTAGCTAGATTGGTTCAATTAGTGCTTCCACATATGAGAAAACAAAAATCAGGTAGAATTATAAATGTTTCTTCGATGGGAGGAAGATTGACAACTTATTTTGGAGCATGGTACCATGCAACTAAATATGCACTTGAGGTATTCAGTGATGCGTTACGTATGGAAGTGGCTGATTTTGGAATAGATGTTTCACTTATTGAGCCAGGTGGAATAAAAACTGAATGGGGAATTATTGCTGCAGATAAACTGGCAAATTCTGCAAAAAGTGGAGCGTATGAAAAAGAAGCATTGAAGACAGCCGAAGGGATGAAAAAGCAATATTCAGGAAATATGCTTTCTAACCCACTTTTTTTGCGGCACTTTCTTCAAAAAATGGACTTGAAGGCTTAA
- a CDS encoding restriction endonuclease subunit S, giving the protein MRYIQLGNLVELKQGMAINAKSNYLVSKEETPLALLRIADMPTKSKVIFMSENTPKRFIASEDDIIYTRTGQVGLVFRKQQGVVHNNCFRVIPNSEEKLDKGYLYWYLSLNSIRNFANSIASGSAQPDLPHSTFKKIRIWLPHITSQKKIAKILDQYELLIENNNKRIKLLEQMAENLYKEWFVRFRFPGYENEHFIEDIPSSWSYVQLGDIASFDRGISYSSDEINCDDGINLINLKNVQSYGGFRRDGTKQYNGKYKDSQIVVAGDLILGVTDMTQDRRTVGSVALIPQLSGTSVISADLVKVNLKVPNVFFYCMCRYGFYSKYFSQFANGANVLHLKPNVLLNKKILLPIAELIEAFAEKVQPMIDIMDDLNCQNDLLTKQRDLLLPRLMSGKLEV; this is encoded by the coding sequence ATGAGGTATATTCAATTGGGTAATTTAGTAGAATTAAAGCAAGGAATGGCGATTAATGCAAAAAGCAATTATCTTGTGTCTAAAGAAGAGACGCCTCTTGCTTTGTTAAGAATTGCTGATATGCCCACAAAGTCAAAGGTTATATTTATGAGTGAGAACACTCCTAAAAGATTTATTGCGTCTGAAGATGATATCATTTATACAAGAACTGGTCAAGTTGGATTAGTTTTTCGAAAGCAACAAGGTGTTGTTCATAATAACTGTTTCCGCGTTATTCCTAATAGCGAAGAGAAACTAGATAAAGGTTATTTATACTGGTATCTAAGTCTTAATAGTATAAGAAATTTTGCGAATAGCATAGCTTCTGGTTCAGCTCAGCCAGATTTACCACATTCAACATTCAAAAAAATTAGAATTTGGCTTCCGCATATAACATCACAAAAGAAGATTGCTAAAATACTTGATCAATATGAACTATTAATCGAAAACAACAACAAGCGTATCAAGTTGTTGGAGCAAATGGCAGAGAATCTATATAAGGAATGGTTTGTTAGATTCCGTTTTCCGGGATATGAAAATGAACACTTTATCGAGGATATTCCATCATCTTGGAGTTATGTTCAGTTAGGTGACATTGCTTCGTTTGATAGAGGCATTTCATATTCTTCAGATGAGATAAACTGTGATGATGGCATTAACCTAATTAATTTAAAAAATGTTCAGTCATATGGTGGTTTTAGACGTGATGGTACAAAGCAATATAATGGCAAATACAAAGACTCGCAAATTGTCGTAGCTGGGGATTTAATCCTTGGCGTAACAGATATGACACAGGATAGAAGAACTGTAGGTTCTGTTGCACTAATCCCACAGCTCTCAGGAACATCTGTTATTTCTGCAGACCTTGTTAAAGTAAACCTGAAAGTGCCAAATGTATTCTTTTATTGCATGTGCCGATACGGATTTTATTCCAAATATTTTTCTCAGTTTGCGAATGGAGCAAACGTATTGCATTTAAAACCAAATGTACTGTTAAACAAGAAAATTCTATTACCAATAGCTGAACTGATTGAAGCGTTTGCTGAAAAAGTTCAGCCTATGATAGATATTATGGATGACTTGAATTGTCAAAATGATTTACTTACAAAGCAAAGAGATTTGCTTTTACCACGCCTAATGAGCGGAAAACTTGAAGTTTAA
- a CDS encoding transposase produces the protein MFVFPFFNWYIGSICPIIHKFPLTCKSKLCSSCGFKYSSIWSHNIMKLILNIEHRHVLFTIPKECRQFFFYDRNLLSKLSAAVNEIFKFTFHNISKKNLRKNKISKFSKKYFTDSDIVHYGLISIIHTFGRDLKWNPHIHAIVSLGGFTKNFDFRKMRHFNVDTIAGQWKYHVLKIIQNGEYNDSKIKMKALDTVSKLYKENKRFFFNVGDSDINSTKDIIIYLGRYLDRSPVAEYKITEIDDDKVTFFFNDLANNKKKTFITMSAEKFISQILIHLPPKNFKMVNRYGFYSIYISDKLKKAMQPLKKNIVVLKYSFYQRQMYITFGMNPFFCPECKIRMIVWEFYYYLYPPLKKYH, from the coding sequence TTGTTTGTTTTTCCATTTTTTAATTGGTATATAGGCTCTATCTGTCCTATTATCCACAAGTTCCCTCTTACTTGTAAGTCTAAACTTTGTTCTTCATGTGGTTTCAAATATTCCAGTATCTGGTCTCATAATATTATGAAACTCATTCTGAATATTGAACATCGGCATGTACTCTTTACTATACCTAAAGAATGCAGACAATTTTTCTTCTATGACAGAAACCTACTCTCAAAGCTTTCTGCCGCCGTTAATGAAATCTTTAAGTTCACCTTCCATAATATCAGTAAGAAAAATCTGAGAAAAAATAAAATATCAAAATTTTCCAAAAAATATTTCACTGACTCTGACATCGTACACTACGGGCTCATTTCAATTATACATACCTTCGGAAGGGATCTTAAATGGAATCCACATATCCATGCCATTGTTTCTCTGGGAGGATTTACTAAAAATTTTGATTTCAGAAAAATGAGACATTTTAATGTGGATACTATTGCCGGTCAATGGAAGTATCATGTCCTCAAAATTATTCAGAATGGAGAATATAATGACAGTAAAATTAAAATGAAAGCCTTGGACACTGTTTCAAAACTTTACAAAGAAAACAAAAGATTCTTCTTTAATGTCGGTGACAGTGACATCAACAGCACAAAGGATATTATCATATATCTTGGAAGATATCTCGACCGTTCTCCTGTTGCCGAATACAAGATTACTGAAATTGATGATGATAAAGTTACTTTCTTTTTCAATGATTTAGCTAACAATAAAAAGAAAACTTTCATTACAATGTCTGCTGAAAAATTTATCTCACAGATTCTCATTCACCTGCCTCCTAAAAACTTTAAAATGGTAAACAGGTACGGCTTTTATTCAATATATATTTCCGATAAACTTAAAAAGGCTATGCAGCCTCTTAAGAAAAATATTGTCGTATTAAAATATTCATTCTATCAGAGACAGATGTACATAACTTTTGGAATGAATCCCTTTTTCTGTCCTGAATGTAAAATCAGGATGATTGTCTGGGAATTCTATTATTATCTATATCCGCCACTTAAAAAGTACCATTAA
- a CDS encoding class I SAM-dependent DNA methyltransferase yields MTDKELKKLKDTLWHSADVLRASAHLAANKYGQPILGLIFLRYADILYKQHKEKIKAEYNRLKGSRMEKSIKEISIEKCGFYLPECAYYDFINNAPDDANKATLVKKAMEAIEDENPKMNGVLPKEVYAQLVPEEEPELLSNIVRIFKDIPENSTIDIFGEIYEYFLGNFALAEGKDGGTFYTPATVVRYMVEVLNPQPGEKKFLDPACGSGGMFVQAARYMHNHNASESEQMKFRCYGVEKEPDTVKLAKMNLLLNNVRGDITQANSFYSDPYNAFGQFDYVMANPPFNVDEVVVDKVSDDARFNTYGVPRNKSKSTKKKSDKKETVPNANYLWIGYFATALNEHGKAALVMANSASDASGSEYEIRKKMIEESIISQMVTLPSNMFSSVTLPATLWFFDKQKPNSNKKNEILFIDARNVFTQVDRAHRKFSDEQIKNLGVITKLYHGDTQALVDLIDEYKTELANAPETSDDKEVLTKVYWQSQIDWLTERFPDGVYADVIGLCKAAPMDGEDGIIDQDYSLNAGRYVGVVIEDDGLTQEEFKEEMLSLNSAFISLSVEARKLEELIENNLKELLGE; encoded by the coding sequence ATGACAGATAAAGAGTTAAAAAAACTGAAAGATACGCTATGGCACTCAGCCGATGTGCTTCGTGCGAGTGCACATTTAGCTGCAAATAAATATGGTCAGCCTATCTTGGGACTTATTTTCCTTCGATATGCGGATATCTTATATAAACAACACAAGGAAAAAATTAAAGCAGAATACAATCGTCTCAAAGGCAGTCGTATGGAAAAGTCCATCAAAGAAATCTCTATCGAGAAATGTGGCTTCTATCTCCCTGAGTGTGCTTACTACGACTTCATTAACAATGCACCGGACGATGCAAACAAGGCTACTCTTGTAAAAAAAGCTATGGAAGCCATTGAAGATGAGAATCCTAAAATGAATGGTGTACTTCCAAAAGAAGTTTACGCACAGTTAGTACCGGAAGAAGAGCCGGAGCTTCTCTCTAATATCGTACGTATTTTCAAAGATATTCCGGAAAACAGTACAATCGATATCTTCGGTGAAATCTATGAATATTTCTTAGGTAACTTCGCACTTGCAGAAGGTAAGGATGGAGGAACATTCTATACCCCTGCAACTGTTGTTAGATATATGGTAGAAGTTTTAAATCCACAGCCGGGTGAAAAGAAGTTCTTAGATCCGGCCTGCGGTTCCGGAGGTATGTTCGTACAGGCCGCACGATACATGCATAATCACAACGCCAGTGAAAGCGAGCAAATGAAGTTCCGTTGCTATGGTGTTGAGAAAGAACCGGACACTGTAAAACTCGCTAAGATGAACCTTCTTCTTAATAATGTTCGTGGTGACATTACGCAAGCTAACTCATTTTATTCTGATCCATATAATGCATTCGGGCAATTTGATTATGTAATGGCGAATCCGCCCTTTAATGTAGATGAAGTTGTTGTTGATAAGGTTTCTGACGATGCTCGTTTCAATACATATGGAGTGCCAAGAAACAAGAGCAAATCAACAAAGAAAAAATCTGATAAGAAAGAAACTGTACCAAACGCAAACTATTTGTGGATAGGTTACTTTGCGACTGCCTTAAATGAGCATGGTAAAGCAGCACTTGTTATGGCTAATTCTGCATCTGATGCATCCGGTTCAGAATATGAAATCAGAAAGAAAATGATTGAAGAGAGCATCATCTCTCAGATGGTAACTCTTCCTTCTAATATGTTTTCATCAGTTACCCTTCCTGCGACTCTGTGGTTCTTTGATAAGCAGAAGCCAAACAGTAATAAGAAAAATGAAATCTTATTTATTGATGCAAGAAATGTGTTCACACAGGTAGACAGAGCACACAGAAAGTTCTCTGATGAGCAGATTAAGAATCTTGGCGTTATTACAAAGCTTTATCATGGAGATACACAGGCTCTTGTTGATTTGATTGATGAGTATAAAACTGAGCTTGCTAATGCACCGGAAACTTCTGATGACAAAGAAGTTCTCACAAAAGTATATTGGCAGTCACAGATTGACTGGTTAACAGAAAGATTTCCAGACGGTGTATATGCTGATGTTATAGGTCTTTGCAAAGCTGCACCGATGGATGGAGAGGATGGAATTATCGATCAGGACTACTCCCTTAATGCAGGACGTTATGTTGGTGTGGTTATTGAAGACGATGGTTTAACACAGGAAGAGTTTAAGGAAGAAATGCTCTCCCTTAATTCTGCATTTATTTCTTTAAGTGTCGAGGCAAGAAAACTTGAAGAACTCATTGAAAATAATTTGAAGGAATTGTTGGGTGAGTGA
- a CDS encoding Txe/YoeB family addiction module toxin — MNLTWTDIAWGQYEEWQKQDKKIVKKINEIIKDIKRNGNERIGKPEPLKHELSGYWSRRITDKHRFIYKLTETSIVVIACANHYE, encoded by the coding sequence ATGAATTTAACATGGACAGATATTGCATGGGGGCAATATGAAGAATGGCAGAAACAGGATAAAAAAATAGTCAAAAAAATAAATGAAATAATAAAAGACATCAAAAGGAATGGCAATGAAAGAATAGGAAAGCCTGAGCCTTTAAAGCATGAACTGAGTGGATACTGGAGCAGAAGAATTACAGATAAGCACAGATTTATATATAAACTGACAGAAACAAGTATAGTAGTTATTGCCTGTGCAAATCATTATGAATAA